A section of the Rhizobium sp. SSA_523 genome encodes:
- a CDS encoding NADP-dependent malic enzyme, whose translation MATNDKGSDDTQAPKADLDEQALFFHRYPRPGKLEIVATKPLGNQRDLALAYSPGVAAPCLAIRDNPETAADYTARANLVAVVSNGSAVLGLGNIGPLASKPVMEGKAVLFKKFAAIDVFDIEIAATTVEEMVSTVAALEPTFGGINLEDIKAPECFEVERQLREKMNIPVFHDDQHGTAIIVAAAILNGLELAGKKIEEVKIVTSGAGAAALACLNLLVSLGARRENIWVHDIEGLVYEGREVLMDRWKDIYAQASEKRALAESIGGADVFLGLSAAGVLKPELLEQMAEKPLIMALANPTPEIMPELARAARPDAMICTGRSDFPNQVNNVLCFPYIFRGALDCGATTINEDMKMAAVKAIAGLAREEISDVAARAYSDETPVFGPNYLIPSPFDPRLILRIAPAVAKAAADSGVAARPITDFEHYLDQLNRFVWRSGFVMKPIFTSAKQAEKKRVIFAEGEDERVLRAAQVLLEEKTGEPILIGRPSVIEARLKRFGIRLRPNEDFAVVNPEDDPRYRDYVDEYFALVGRVGINPEAARTIVRTNNTVIGALAVKRGDADALICGVEGRFDKHLRDVGQIIGRRPGVKAFSSLSLLITQKGPVFFTDTFVNYNPTHEEIAEIAVLAAQEIRRFGIVPKAALICHSNFGSRNSESARKMRAALELIRERAPELEVDGEMQAGSALSEALRKRAMPDSDLSGEANLLVFPNLDAANISLGLVRSMMDALHVGPILLGAAQPAHILSTSVTSRGVVNMAALAVVEASHADFLSQPS comes from the coding sequence ATGGCTACGAACGACAAGGGTTCCGACGACACTCAGGCGCCGAAGGCTGATCTCGACGAACAGGCCCTGTTCTTCCATCGCTATCCCCGCCCGGGCAAGCTGGAGATCGTCGCGACGAAGCCGCTCGGCAACCAGCGCGACCTGGCGCTCGCCTATTCGCCCGGCGTTGCGGCGCCGTGCCTTGCCATTCGCGACAATCCGGAAACAGCCGCCGATTACACCGCCAGAGCCAATCTCGTCGCCGTCGTCTCGAACGGCTCGGCCGTGCTCGGCCTTGGCAATATCGGTCCGCTGGCCTCCAAGCCGGTGATGGAAGGCAAGGCGGTCCTCTTCAAGAAATTCGCCGCCATCGATGTCTTCGATATCGAGATCGCCGCCACGACGGTCGAGGAAATGGTCTCCACGGTCGCCGCGCTGGAGCCGACATTCGGCGGCATCAACCTGGAGGACATCAAGGCGCCGGAATGTTTCGAAGTGGAGCGCCAGCTTCGCGAGAAGATGAATATTCCGGTCTTCCACGACGACCAGCACGGCACGGCAATCATCGTGGCGGCGGCCATCCTCAACGGGCTGGAGCTTGCGGGCAAGAAGATCGAGGAGGTCAAGATCGTGACCTCCGGCGCCGGCGCGGCGGCGCTCGCCTGCCTCAACCTTCTCGTTTCGCTCGGCGCACGCCGCGAAAACATCTGGGTGCATGATATCGAGGGCCTCGTCTATGAGGGCCGCGAGGTGCTGATGGACCGCTGGAAGGATATCTACGCGCAGGCCTCGGAAAAGCGCGCCCTCGCCGAATCGATCGGCGGCGCCGATGTCTTCCTGGGCCTCTCGGCCGCCGGCGTGCTGAAGCCGGAGCTGCTGGAACAGATGGCCGAAAAGCCGCTGATCATGGCGCTGGCCAATCCGACGCCGGAGATCATGCCGGAGCTGGCGCGCGCGGCGCGGCCGGATGCGATGATCTGCACCGGCCGGTCGGATTTTCCCAATCAGGTCAACAATGTCCTCTGCTTCCCCTATATCTTCCGCGGCGCCCTGGATTGCGGTGCGACCACGATCAACGAAGATATGAAGATGGCCGCCGTCAAGGCGATCGCCGGCCTCGCCCGCGAAGAGATCTCCGATGTGGCGGCGCGCGCCTATTCCGACGAAACGCCGGTCTTCGGTCCCAATTACCTGATCCCCTCGCCGTTCGATCCGCGCCTGATCCTGCGCATTGCACCGGCCGTGGCCAAGGCCGCCGCCGATAGCGGCGTTGCCGCGCGGCCGATCACCGATTTCGAACATTACCTGGACCAGTTGAACCGCTTCGTCTGGCGCTCCGGCTTCGTCATGAAGCCCATCTTCACCAGCGCCAAGCAGGCGGAGAAGAAGCGGGTGATCTTTGCCGAGGGCGAAGACGAGCGCGTGCTGCGCGCGGCGCAGGTTCTGCTCGAGGAAAAGACGGGCGAGCCGATCTTGATCGGCCGTCCCTCTGTCATCGAGGCGCGACTGAAGCGGTTCGGCATCCGGCTGCGGCCCAATGAGGATTTCGCTGTCGTCAATCCGGAGGACGATCCGCGCTACCGCGATTACGTCGATGAATATTTCGCTCTTGTGGGCCGGGTGGGCATCAATCCGGAAGCGGCGCGCACCATCGTGCGCACCAATAATACGGTCATCGGCGCCCTGGCGGTCAAGCGCGGCGATGCCGATGCGCTGATCTGCGGGGTCGAAGGCCGCTTCGACAAGCATTTGCGCGATGTCGGCCAGATCATCGGCAGACGCCCGGGCGTGAAGGCCTTTTCCAGCCTGAGCCTGCTGATCACCCAGAAGGGGCCCGTCTTCTTCACCGATACATTCGTGAACTACAATCCGACGCATGAGGAGATCGCCGAGATCGCCGTGCTTGCGGCGCAGGAGATCCGCCGCTTCGGCATCGTGCCCAAGGCCGCGCTCATCTGCCATTCCAATTTCGGCTCGCGCAATTCCGAAAGCGCCCGCAAGATGCGCGCGGCACTGGAGCTCATCCGGGAAAGGGCGCCCGAACTGGAAGTGGATGGCGAAATGCAGGCAGGCTCGGCCCTGTCGGAGGCCCTGCGCAAGCGCGCAATGCCCGATAGCGACCTGTCCGGCGAAGCCAATCTCCTGGTCTTCCCCAATCTCGATGCCGCCAATATCTCGCTCGGCCTCGTCCGCAGCATGATGGACGCCCTGCATGTGGGTCCGATCCTGCTCGGCGCGGCGCAGCCGGCGCATATCCTCTCTACCTCGGTCACCTCGCGCGGGGTCGTCAACATGGCCGCGCTGGCGGTGGTCGAGGCCTCGCATGCGGATTTCCTCTCCCAGCCCAGCTGA
- the bluB gene encoding 5,6-dimethylbenzimidazole synthase — protein MAAAGPFNADARAAVYAAIHGRRDVRDQFRPDPLPQDLILRLLEAAHAAPSVGFMQPWSFILIRDEAIKAQAHAAFRRANEEAAALFSDERQALYRSLKLEGIRKAPLSIVVTSDPDRAGPIVLGRTHNPRMDVYSTVCAVQNLWLAARAEGVGVGWVSIFHDDDIRRLLDIPDRVEIVAWLCLGYVDELYCQPELAAKGWRQRLPLDELVFENRFGASRAGKAGKMDRAGKTGASKGK, from the coding sequence ATGGCCGCCGCCGGACCTTTCAATGCAGACGCCCGCGCAGCCGTCTATGCCGCCATTCACGGCCGCCGTGACGTGCGCGACCAGTTCCGGCCCGATCCGCTGCCGCAAGATCTGATCTTGCGCCTGCTGGAGGCGGCCCATGCGGCGCCCTCCGTCGGGTTCATGCAGCCCTGGAGCTTCATCCTCATCCGCGACGAGGCGATCAAGGCGCAGGCGCATGCCGCCTTCCGCCGCGCCAATGAGGAGGCGGCGGCCCTGTTTTCCGATGAGCGGCAGGCGCTCTACCGCAGCCTCAAGCTGGAGGGTATCCGCAAGGCGCCGCTGTCGATCGTGGTCACCTCGGATCCTGACCGGGCGGGACCCATTGTGCTCGGCCGTACGCACAACCCGCGCATGGATGTCTATTCCACCGTCTGCGCCGTGCAGAACCTATGGCTTGCCGCCCGGGCGGAAGGTGTCGGGGTCGGCTGGGTCAGCATCTTCCATGATGACGACATACGCCGGCTGCTCGACATTCCCGATCGCGTGGAGATCGTCGCCTGGCTATGCCTCGGCTATGTGGACGAGCTTTATTGCCAGCCGGAACTTGCCGCCAAAGGCTGGCGCCAGCGCCTGCCGCTCGACGAGCTCGTCTTCGAGAACCGCTTTGGCGCCAGCCGGGCGGGCAAGGCAGGCAAGATGGACAGGGCGGGCAAGACGGGCGCCAGCAAGGGGAAATGA